The following are from one region of the Nicotiana tomentosiformis chromosome 7, ASM39032v3, whole genome shotgun sequence genome:
- the LOC104100738 gene encoding protein NOI4-like isoform X3, translated as MSEKGRPLPKFGEWDVNDPASAEGFTVIFNKARDEKKTGGKPESPSKADGNTKQGEEQLKPQTKKWFCCMQSPHAES; from the exons GAGAAGGGTCGACCGTTGCCTAAGTTTGGTGAATGGGATGTCAATGATCCAGCGTCAGCAGAGGGATTTACTGTGATTTTCAACAAGGCCAGGGATGAGAAAAAAACTGGTGGCAAGCCAGAGTCACCTTCAAAGGCTGATGGTAACACAAAGCAAGGAGAAGAACAATTAAAGCCTCAAACT AAGAAATGGTTTTGCTGTATGCAGAGCCCCCACGCAGAATCTTGA
- the LOC104100738 gene encoding protein NOI4-like isoform X1, which yields MSEKGRPLPKFGEWDVNDPASAEGFTVIFNKARDEKKTGGKPESPSKADGNTKQGEEQLKPQTRIFSIQRIIQLQIGEIPSHSTALSNS from the exons GAGAAGGGTCGACCGTTGCCTAAGTTTGGTGAATGGGATGTCAATGATCCAGCGTCAGCAGAGGGATTTACTGTGATTTTCAACAAGGCCAGGGATGAGAAAAAAACTGGTGGCAAGCCAGAGTCACCTTCAAAGGCTGATGGTAACACAAAGCAAGGAGAAGAACAATTAAAGCCTCAAACT AGAATTTTTTCCATTCAGAGGATAATTCAACTACAAATAGGTGAAATCCCATCCCACTCTACTGCCCTCTCAAACAGTTGA
- the LOC104100738 gene encoding protein NOI4-like isoform X2, with product MSEKGRPLPKFGEWDVNDPASAEGFTVIFNKARDEKKTGGKPESPSKADGNTKQGEEQLKPQTVWESCPLLSNLVLELAG from the exons GAGAAGGGTCGACCGTTGCCTAAGTTTGGTGAATGGGATGTCAATGATCCAGCGTCAGCAGAGGGATTTACTGTGATTTTCAACAAGGCCAGGGATGAGAAAAAAACTGGTGGCAAGCCAGAGTCACCTTCAAAGGCTGATGGTAACACAAAGCAAGGAGAAGAACAATTAAAGCCTCAAACT GTTTGGGAGAGCTGTCCTCTATTGTCAAACTTAGTCTTGGAATTGGCAGGCTAG
- the LOC104100737 gene encoding transmembrane emp24 domain-containing protein p24beta2-like isoform X1 → MRIGSSEIWILISLLVVAWSSRGALGIRFVIDREECFSHKVEMGESVHFSFVVIKSEGSWHYSEEGVDLVVKGPSGEQIHDFRDKISEKTEFVAHHEGVYRFCFTNKSPYHETIDFDLHAAHFVYHDEHAKDEHFKPLFEHIGKLEEALYNIQFEQHWLEAQTDRQAIVNEGMSKRAVYKALFESSALICVSVLQVFLLKHLFERKLGQSRV, encoded by the exons ATGAGAATTGGGTCATCAGAAATTTGGATCTTGATTTCGTTATTGGTGGTGGCATGGAGTTCCAGAGGGGCTTTAGGGATTAGATTTGTGATAGACAGAGAAGAATGTTTTTCCCATAAGGTTGAAATGGGAGAGAGTGTTCATTTTTCGTTTGTTGTTATCAAATCAGAAGGTTCTTGGCATTACAGTGAAGAGGGTGTTGATCTTGTG GTGAAGGGACCTTCTGGGGAACAGATTCATGATTTTCGTGACAAAATCAGTGAGAAGACTGAGTTTGTGGCCCATCACGAAGGAGTTTATCGTTTCTGTTTCACCAACAAATCACCCTATCATGAAACCATAGACTTTGATCTACATGCGGCCCACTTCGTATACCATGATGAGCATGCAAAAGACG AGCATTTCAAACCATTGTTTGAGCACATTGGGAAACTAGAGGAAGCTTTATACAACATTCAGTTTGAGCAGCATTGGCTAGAGGCCCAGACAGATCGGCAAGCAATAG TGAACGAAGGAATGAGCAAAAGAGCAGTCTACAAAGCTTTGTTCGAGTCCTCTGCTCTCATTTGTGTTAGCGTCCTGCAAGTTTTCCTCCTAAAGCATCTTTTCGAAAGAAAGCTGGGACAGTCCAGAGTTTAG